The Halomonas sp. THAF5a genome segment TCGGCCAGTCTCGGGGCGCCGGAGAGCGCGATGGCGTGCTCGAGGGGAATGGCCTGGTCGAGGCGATCGATGCGGTGCAGGTGGGGGTCCACGGTGATCACGGCATCGAAGAGCTCGGCGAGGAAGTGGCCGATCAGCGGCTGGCTGACCACCTCGCCGGGATGGAAGGCCATGTCCTGGCGCATGTAGGCGAGGTAGGGCGCCACCAGCACCAGCCGGCGCGCGCCCTGGGCCCTGGCATGGCGGGCGATCAGCAGCAGCTCGACGAGCTTGTCGTTGGGCCGGTCGAGACTGCGGTAGATCACCAGCGTCTCGGGAAAGGTCGCGGCGTCCTTCAGGGGCAGCGTCAACCGCAGCTCCTCGTCGGGGAAGCGGTGACGTGCGATGGCGACGGCCGTCAGGCCCGCGGCCTCGGCCAGGCGGCGGGCGGCGGCCGCCTCGTCGTCGCAGTAGAGCAGCACGGGGGACATCAGCACTCCACGTTGAGTCGGGTGATCTGGTCGGGCTGGCCGATGGCGATGCCACTGTCGCGCTCGCTGGCCTGGCGAGAGAAGGTCAGCTCGTTGGGATAGGCGGCAAAGACGCGATAGAGGGGCTGGCCGGCCTCGACCGCGTCGCCGATCCGCGCCAGCACGTCGACCCCGGCGCCGATCGCCCGGGGCGCCCCCGCGAGCCGGGCGATGCGCGCCAGCTGCAGGTTGTCGATGGCCGTCACCACGCCGGCGGAGCGAGCGGTCACTTCCAGGCAGT includes the following:
- a CDS encoding ribose-phosphate diphosphokinase yields the protein MSPVLLYCDDEAAAARRLAEAAGLTAVAIARHRFPDEELRLTLPLKDAATFPETLVIYRSLDRPNDKLVELLLIARHARAQGARRLVLVAPYLAYMRQDMAFHPGEVVSQPLIGHFLAELFDAVITVDPHLHRIDRLDQAIPLEHAIALSGAPRLAELIAERRASPLLVGPDAEARQWVQRAADATGFEAGVCHKTRRGDRDVAIALPALDLAGRQVVLMDDVASSGHTLARVAEALLAAGAASVDVAVTHALFAGDALAVIRAAGVGEVWSTDAIAHSSNAIALAPLLAPALARVLAARH